The Streptomyces pratensis genomic interval TCCGGCAGTTCGACGACACCCCCGTGATCGCGCTCACCGCGCGGGACTCGGAGCTCGACCGGGTGCTCGGCCTGCAGGCCGGCGCCGACGATTACATGGTCAAGCCGTACGGGTTGCCGGAGTTGATGGCCCGCATGGGCGCGGTGATGCGCCGCGTGCGGCCGCGCCCTCCCCGTCAGGAGGGTCATCTGGTGATTCACGGCGACCTGCTGGTGGACCGCGAGTCGCGCAAGGTGACGGTGTCCGGGCGCCGGGTGGAGGTGACCGGCAAGGAGTTCGAGCTGTTGTACCTGCTGGCGAGCAACCCGGGCGACGTCATCTCCCGCAGCCGCATCATGCAGGACGTCTGGGGCGGCTCCTGGTCCAGGCGGACCGTGGACACCCACGTGTGCAACCTGCGCAGCAAGCTCGGCTCCAGCGGCTGGATCCTGACCGTCCGCAGCGTCGGGTTCCAGATCGGTCTGGGCTGACCACCCGTCACCCGTCACCCGCCTCGCGGGCAGCGGAGAGGCCCCGTTCTCGAAACGCTGAGAACGGGGCCTCTTCGGCGCCGGTGACCCGCCCGCCTGACGGGGGATGTTCAGGCGGTTCGGACCGTGGCGCGTCCGGAGCCGGGTGGACGCCCCGGGACGGGGCCGGGGCGTCCGCCCGGGTAGCGGGCGTCAGCCGGAGCTGGGGCGCTTCGCGGGGAAGGCGTGCCGCCGTCCGAGCACCACGACGAGCAGCACCGGGAGCATCAGGGCCAGGACGCTCCAGGGGAAGGACTTCGGGCCGTGCACGTCGAGCAGGATGCCGCCCACCGCGCCGCCTCCGGCCATGAAGGAGTTCCAGGTGGTGACCAGAAGCGCCTGGCCGCGGTCGCCGCCCGCGTCCGTGACGGCGGTCTGGAGCAGCGTGGTGACCCCGCCCCAGCCCAGGCCCCACAGGATCATCGCGGCATAGACGACCCACAGGTTGCCGGCGAGGATCACCAGCATGATCGAGGCGATGATGAACAGGACGGAGCTGGCGACGGTCAGCATCCTCAGCTTGCGGTCCACCAGCGCACCCGTGACCCAGATGCTGACCACGGAGGCGATGCCGAAGACCAGCAGCACGACGTCCCGCGAGTCGCCGTGGTCGTAGGTGTCGAGGAAGGTGGCGATGTACGTGTACAGGATGTTGTGGGCGAGCACGTAGGCCGCGACCACGAACAGGACGGCGGCGACGCCGGGCAACCGGACGGCCCTCAGGATCGGTTCGCGGGCGCCGGGCTTCTGGCCGGCGGCGTCCG includes:
- a CDS encoding response regulator transcription factor, with the protein product MTDPAGLLARGTHPRARSAGRGTGAMHTAGEPRGWNVLVVQKDPADTELLTRGLQRHGHTVTSVETGVAALRAYLEADLVLLDLELPDLDGIEVCRAIRQFDDTPVIALTARDSELDRVLGLQAGADDYMVKPYGLPELMARMGAVMRRVRPRPPRQEGHLVIHGDLLVDRESRKVTVSGRRVEVTGKEFELLYLLASNPGDVISRSRIMQDVWGGSWSRRTVDTHVCNLRSKLGSSGWILTVRSVGFQIGLG
- a CDS encoding MFS transporter, with the protein product MSTSPPELLDNTSPAPGQGKLPMSPLLALATAAFMGILTEALPAGVLPEMARDMSVSESAMGQALTIYAIATGLSAIPLAITTATWNRKRLLLLSVTAFAVANTVTAISSSYPLTMAFRLIAGVAAAAVWAELVGYARRLAPPHLQGRAIAITMAGVPLALSLGIPVGTFLGGLFGWRLTFGLVTVVSVLLLGWIWATVPDAAGQKPGAREPILRAVRLPGVAAVLFVVAAYVLAHNILYTYIATFLDTYDHGDSRDVVLLVFGIASVVSIWVTGALVDRKLRMLTVASSVLFIIASIMLVILAGNLWVVYAAMILWGLGWGGVTTLLQTAVTDAGGDRGQALLVTTWNSFMAGGGAVGGILLDVHGPKSFPWSVLALMLPVLLVVVLGRRHAFPAKRPSSG